ATAAAGCGGGTTTACGGTCAGAAATTCCTCGGGAAACTGCTTGGCAGGCTCCCGGTTCAGGAGGTCAGCTCCTTCTGAAAGCGATCCCGCAGCCGCTGCTCGTTTACACGTTTGAATCCGGAAAGGGCTTCTTCGGATGGCGAGGCGAGTGTCATTTCCCGTTTGCCCGGCGGACCGGCAGCGCGTGCAACATGCCATCCTGCCAGAACCATCGCCGCCCGTGCCTTTGTTGCTGAACAATACGTTCCGAGCATCGCCCGGTCTGATGCCGAATCCAGCAGCTTTGAAAAAACCTCCGTGGTCCAGAGATCCGGGTTGGCCGCCGGAGAGAAGGCGTCGTGCAGAAAAAAATCAAAACGATTGACGCTAATCATGGAACTGAGCGATTTCAGATCCGAAAAATCTCCGCGATAAACGGTTGCTGTGGTTGACCCGGTGTGAATCCGGTCTGTTCCGGCTTGCTCCGGAGGCGGAGTTCCGGACCGAGCTGAATCAGGGGGATCGCCGGATAATGTCACCGAAATCACGGACCCGGTCTCCGCCCGGCACTGTCTGTCATTGAAACCGGCGATGGCGTCCGCAAGTTCTTCATTTGCAAGGTCTGCATTTTCATCAGCCACGGAAGGGCTGGTCCCGGCGCTTTCATACAAGTCGGCTGCAATCTTCCCGGGTTGCATCGAGCGGAACATGTCACCGGACACAGGATATTTCTCAACACCGGCATAATATATGTTTGAACGCGATTTCGCTGAACGCCGGAACAGTTCCAGGAGAAGCAAATGGAATCCGGATCCGTACCCGGTTTCGAAAACAGTAACGTTGCGGTGACCGGCAATCGCCCGCAGCAGTCCGGTTTGTTCAAAAAAAACATGCCGGCTTTCGGTCCATGCCCCTGCCAGGTTGTGATAGTGCTGGCCGTAATGATGCGAGTACAAGGTCATCGAGCCGTCACGGGTCCGGACTTGTTCCGGTCCGGACGTGTTGTCCGGCGAGCTGGATGAACGGTCGTCAGGCTTGCCTGCACTGTCAGTCCTGCCCGTGGTTTCAGGCTTGTTTTTATCCCCGGTCATCATGTACTGCGGTCCCGGTTTGTTGCTTCTCTGAACTCTTTGTAGATGGCGATGATCTCGGAAGTAATCATGGCTGTAGCACCCCACAGCGGGACGGTATGCACATCCCAGTACGGGAAAGTCAGCTTCCGGCCCCGGAAAGTATCCGCTTGTTTTTTGATTTTGGCAGGATCTGCGAGATCGTCAATGGGAACCCAGAAAGCTTCACTGACCTCCGACCTCTGAAGTGTGATGTGCGGACGGTCGGGACAGAATGCCAGCCACGGATGAATGATGAAATCAGAGGGAGGAACATACAGCGGACTCAGGCAGCCGCTCAGTGAGTACTGACGGGCATAAATTCCCACTTCCTCAGCCGCTTCGCGGATGGCCGCCTGGTCGGTTGATTCCCCGGGCTCAAGCCGTCCGCCCGGAAAACTGATCTGGCCGCCGTGGTTATTCAGCGATTCGTTTCTCAGGGTGTACAGAATTGCCGGCGGCGACTGCATCGAAAGCAGCGCAAGAACCGCGCTGCGGGTTGGTTCGGCATCACCCGGGTCCGATACGGCCGGACGGTTGTCCGGTACCGGAGCCATCCTTCTTTGTGCTTTTTCACCCGGAAGGCGGCGGCTGATGACGCGCCTGCAAAAATCCTGAAAAGTGTCCGGCTGTTTCGATGATTCCATTGCTGAGTAGTGCCCCGGCTGCCTGAGTCAGCGTGACGCGGCCGTTTATTCCGAATCCTGAAATTGCAGCAGGGTCATGACATGTTTCTTGTAACGCACCAGGGCATTTCGTCCTTTGTTGGTCAGGGCTATCATTTTTTGCGGCCGTTTGCCGCTGTGCAGTGTTCGTGTGATAATATAACCCGATTCTTCCAGAACCTGAATTTGTTTGCCGATATTTCCGTCCGTGGCTTTTACGGTGTTTTTCAGCGTTGAAAAGTCAATTTCTTCCGAATAGGCAATCGATGAGAGCATGGCAAGACGGAGCCGGTTGTGGATGACTTTGTCAATTTTGTTGTAGTCAAATATGATGTATTTCGGACGTCGCATGAGAAGGTCCATTGAGTACGCAACAGGCATTCACTGATATGGACTAAAATTTGTATCTTGTCGCGGTC
This DNA window, taken from Natronogracilivirga saccharolytica, encodes the following:
- a CDS encoding transcriptional regulator; its protein translation is MRRPKYIIFDYNKIDKVIHNRLRLAMLSSIAYSEEIDFSTLKNTVKATDGNIGKQIQVLEESGYIITRTLHSGKRPQKMIALTNKGRNALVRYKKHVMTLLQFQDSE
- a CDS encoding NUDIX hydrolase → MESSKQPDTFQDFCRRVISRRLPGEKAQRRMAPVPDNRPAVSDPGDAEPTRSAVLALLSMQSPPAILYTLRNESLNNHGGQISFPGGRLEPGESTDQAAIREAAEEVGIYARQYSLSGCLSPLYVPPSDFIIHPWLAFCPDRPHITLQRSEVSEAFWVPIDDLADPAKIKKQADTFRGRKLTFPYWDVHTVPLWGATAMITSEIIAIYKEFREATNRDRST
- a CDS encoding tRNA (5-methylaminomethyl-2-thiouridine)(34)-methyltransferase MnmD; the encoded protein is MMTGDKNKPETTGRTDSAGKPDDRSSSSPDNTSGPEQVRTRDGSMTLYSHHYGQHYHNLAGAWTESRHVFFEQTGLLRAIAGHRNVTVFETGYGSGFHLLLLELFRRSAKSRSNIYYAGVEKYPVSGDMFRSMQPGKIAADLYESAGTSPSVADENADLANEELADAIAGFNDRQCRAETGSVISVTLSGDPPDSARSGTPPPEQAGTDRIHTGSTTATVYRGDFSDLKSLSSMISVNRFDFFLHDAFSPAANPDLWTTEVFSKLLDSASDRAMLGTYCSATKARAAMVLAGWHVARAAGPPGKREMTLASPSEEALSGFKRVNEQRLRDRFQKELTS